A genome region from Coffea arabica cultivar ET-39 chromosome 7e, Coffea Arabica ET-39 HiFi, whole genome shotgun sequence includes the following:
- the LOC140011452 gene encoding uncharacterized protein, with amino-acid sequence MDDERRQLVDTNRALQAEVDELRQMVGAQGERIAELEEVLEGEVATSAVVNQELQDTRARLTRLGRDVRTRAFEILADATSLVEDAAEVIPDEEEEDPEEDPEEEVPPDSPAMD; translated from the coding sequence atggacgacgagcgtcgtcagttggtggataccAACCGCGCtttacaggctgaggtagacgagcttaggcagatggtcggcgctcagggtgagcggattgccgagctcgaggaggtgctagagggtgaggtagccacatctgcagtggttaaccAGGAGCTTcaggatactagggctcgacttactaggttaggacgggatgtccgtactcgggcttTCGAGATTCTGGCTGATGCGACTAGTTTGGTTGAGGACGCTGCTGAGGTGATTcctgatgaggaggaggaggatccggaggaggatcccgaggaggaggttcctcctgatagccctgctatggactag